One Oncorhynchus keta strain PuntledgeMale-10-30-2019 chromosome 11, Oket_V2, whole genome shotgun sequence DNA window includes the following coding sequences:
- the LOC118389695 gene encoding acetyl-CoA carboxylase isoform X2, giving the protein MAQQDAPANKAAAPNLAALHSNFIIGSVSEENSEDEILGKPDLTLGLEEKERSISPTSSLSSENSTYEMGFDHIDGPHMSCSHRPSMSGLHLVKQGRDRRRIDLQRDFTVASPAEFVTRFGGNKVIEKVLIANNGIAAVKCMRSIRRWAYEMFRNERAIRFVVMVTPEDLKANAEYIKMADHYVPVPGGTNNNNYANVELILDIAKRIPVQAVWAGWGHASENPKLPELLMKNGIAFMGPPSQAMWALGDKIASSIVAQTAGIPTLPWSGAGLTVEWSESDQKKRIINVPPDLYELGCIHDVEAGLKAAEVVGYPVMVKASEGGGGKGIRKVNCADDFPNLFRQVQTEVPGSPIFVMQLAKHARHLEVQLLADQYGNAISLFGRDCSVQRRHQKIIEEAPATISTSDVFEDMERCAVKLAKMVGYVSAGTVEYLYSQDGSFYFLELNPRLQVEHPCTEMVADVNLPAAQLQISMGIPLHRIKDIRLMYGVQPWGDSMIDFEGLSTAPSPRGHVIAARITSENPDEGFKPSSGTVQELNFRSNKNVWGYFSVAAAGGLHEFADSQFGHCFSWGENREEAISNMVVALKELSIRGDFRTTVEYLIKLLETESFQHNTIDTGWLDRLISEKMQAERPDTMLGIVSGALHVADVNLRNSVSNFLHSLERGQVLPAHTLLNTVDVELIYEGTKYCLKVTRQSPNSYVVIMNSTSAEVDVHRLSDGGLLLSYDGSSYTTYMKEEVDRYRITIGNKTCVFEKENDPSLLRSLSAGKLIQYTVEDGGHVFSGQCYAEIEVMKMVMTLTALESGCIHYVKRPGAVLEPGCVIAKLQLDDPSRVQQAELYHGALPVIQAVALRGEKLHRVFHSTLDHLVHVMNGFCLPELFFSGKLKEWVETLMKTLRDPSLPLLELQDIMTSVSGRIPLAVEKCIKKEMAQYASNITSVLCQFPSQQIANILDSHAATLNRKSEREVFFMNTQSIVQLVQRYRSGIRGHMKAVVMDLLRQYLKVEVQFQNGHYDKCVFTLREENKGDMANVLNYIFSHAQVTKKNLLVTMLIDQLCGRDPTLTDELMAILTELTQLSKTTNAKVALRARQVLIASHLPSYELRHNQVESIFLSAIDMYGHQFCIENLQKLILSETSIFDVLPNFFYHSNQVVRMAALEVYVRRAYIAYELNSVQHRQLKDNTCIVEFQFMLPTSHPNRGNIPTLNRRLSSQPLPRLRTRDIKPVSVDSNKQDPKAQDDKTKDDAKTEENKPPDTDDSVDRMSFSSNLNHYGMVHVGSVSDVLLDTSFTPPCQRMGAMVSFRSFQEFTRNIKDVMSCFCDSPPPSPTFPEGGNPVLYGEEDTKSIQDEPIHILNVAIKTDSDIDDDGLAAMFREFTQTKKSLLFEHGIRRLTFLVAQKDFRKAVNCEVDQRFHREFPKFFTFRSRDKFEEDRIYRHLEPALAFQLELNRMRNFALTAIPCANHKMHLYLGAARVEVGTEVTDYRFFVRAIIRHSDLVTKEASFEYLHNEAERLLLEAMDELEVAFNNTTVRTDCNHIFLNFVPTVIMDPSKIEESVRSMVMRYGSRLWKLRVLQAELKINIRLTPTGKQIPIRLFLTNESGYYLDISLYKEVTDSRTGQLGPKDRQIMFQAYGDKQGPLHGMLINTPYVTKDLLQSKRFQAQSLGTTYVYDFPEMVRQALKKLWQSTQTFAHLPKCPLPSELLTFTELVLDPQGQLVQMNRLPGGNEIGMVAWRMTLRTPEYPTGREIIVISNDITHKIGSFGPQEDLLFLQASEMSRESGIPRIYISANSGARIGLAEEIRHMFHVAWQDMADPYKGFKYLYLTPQDYKKVSALNSVYCEHTEDKGESRYKITDIIGKDDGLGVENLKGSGMIAGESSLAYDEVITMNLVTCRAIGIGAYLVRLGQRTIQVENSHIILTGAGALNKVLGREVYTSNNQLGGIQIMHNNGVTHSTVCDDFEGVHMLLHWLSYMPKDRSSPVPIINAKDPIDRLVEFMPTKAPYDPRWMLAGRPSQTPKGPWQSGFFDHGSFSEIMQPWAQSVVVGRARLGGIPTGVVAVETRSVELSIPADPANLDSDAKIIQQAGQVWFPDSAFKTAQAIKDLNREGLPLMVFANWRGFSGGMKDMYDQVLKFGAYIVDGLREYRQPVLVYIPPQAELRGGSWVVIDPTINPRHMEMYADKDSRGGVLEPEGTVEIKFRKKDLVKTMRRVDPVYMGLAERLGTPELGLPERKELETKLKEREEFLLPIYHQVAVQFADLHDTPGRMQEKGVITDILEWRTSRHFFYWRLRRLLLEDTVKRKIQVANSELTIGQIQAMLRRWFVEAEGTVKAYLWDSNEEVVEWLEKQLKEEEGARSVIDENIKYIRRDHILKQIRSLVQANPEVAMDSIVHMTQHISPTQRAEVVRILSTMDAAPAAT; this is encoded by the exons TTGTTCACACAGACCGAGCATGTCTGGGCTGCACCTGGTCAAGCAGGGCCGAGACCGGCGTCGCATCGACCTGCAGAGAGATTTCACCGTGGCCTCCCCCGCTGAGTTTGTTACCCGCTTTGGTGGGAATAAGGTCATCGAGAAG GTCCTCATTGCCAACAACGGCATCGCAGCGGTCAAATGCATGCGCTCCATCCGCCGCTGGGCTTACGAGATGTTTCGCAACGAGCGCGCCATCCGCTTTGTCGTCATGGTAACCCCTGAGGACCTGAAGGCCAACGCAG AGTACATAAAGATGGCCGACCACTATGTGCCTGTGCCAGGAGGGACCAATAACAACAACTATGCCAACGTGGAGCTCATTCTGGACATTGCCAAGCGTATACCTGTGCAG GCTGTATGGGCTGGGTGGGGTCACGCCTCAGAGAATCCCAAACTGCCAGAGCTGCTCATGAAGAATGGCATTGCCTTCATGG GTCCTCCTAGCCAGGCCATGTGGGCACTAGGGGACAAGATCGCTTCATCCATCGTGGCTCAGACAGCTGGCATCCCAACCCTGCCCTGGAGTGGAGCAG ggctAACAGTAGAGTGGTCAGAGAGTGACCAGAAGAAGAGGATCATCAATGTTCCCCCTGATCTGTATGAGCTGGGCTGCATCCATGATGTGGAGGCAGGACTGAAGGCTGCGGAGGTGGTGGGCTACCCCGTGATGGTGAAGGCCTCCGAGGGAGGTGGAGGAAAGGGCATCCGCAAAGTCAACTGTGCTGATGACTTCCCCAACCTCTTCAGACAG gtccagacagaggtTCCGGGCTCACCCATCTTCGTGATGCAGCTGGCCAAACACGCTCGTCACCTGGAGGTCCAGCTCCTGGCCGACCAGTACGGCAACGCCATCTCCCTGTTCGGCAGGGACTGCTCCGTACAGCGGCGACACCAGAAGATCATAGAGGAAGCGCCCGCCACCATCTCCACCTCAGACGTGTTTGAGGACATGGAGAGG TGTGCGGTGAAGCTGGCTAAGATGGTGGGCTACGTCAGTGCTGGCACAGTGGAGTATCTCTACAGCCAAGATGGCAGCTTCTACTTCCTAGAACTCAACCCTCGTCTGCAGGTGGAGCACCCCTGTACTGAGATGGTGGCTGACGTCAACCTGCCTGCTGCACAGCTGCAG ATTTCCATGGGGATTCCCCTGCACCGTATCAAGGACATCAGATTGATGTATGGTGTCCAGCCCTGGGGAGACTCTATGATTGACTTTGAGGGTCTGTCCACGGCCCCCTCCCCACGGGGACATGTCATCGCTGCACGCATCACCAGTGAGAACCCTGATGAGGGTTTCAAGCCGAGCTCGGGCACGGTGCAGGAGCTGAACTTCCGCAGTAACAAGAATGTGTGGGGATACTTCAGTGTGGCCGCGGCCGGAGGCCTGCATGAGTTTGCAGACTCCCAGTTTGGCCACTGCTTCTCCTGGGGAGAGAACCGAGAGGAGGCCATCTC taacaTGGTGGTGGCCCTGAAGGAGCTGTCTATCAGAGGAGACTTTAGGACCACAGTGGAGTACCTCATCAAGCTGCTGGAGACTGAGAGCTTCCAGCACAACACCATCGACACAGGCTGGCTGGACAGGCTCATCTCAGAGAAGATGCAGGCAGAGCGTCCTGACACCATGCTGGGCATAGTGAGCGGGGCTCTCCACGTGGCTGACGTCAACCTGAGGAACAGTGTCTCCAACTTCCTGCACTCTCTAGAAAG aGGCCAGGTGCTTCCCGCGCACACTCTTCTCAACACAGTTGATGTGGAATTGATCTATGAGGGTACTAAGTATTGTCTGAAGGTGACGCGTCAGTCCCCCAACTCCTACGTGGTTATCATGAACAGCACCTCGGCCGAGGTGGACGTCCATCGCCTCAGCGACGGGGGCCTGTTGCTCTCCTACGACGGCAGCAGCTACACCACCTacatgaaggaggaggtggaccg GTACCGCATCACCATTGGGAACAAGACGTGTGTGTTTGAGAAGGAGAACGACCCGTCCCTGCTTCGCTCGCTCTCAGCAGGGAAACTCATCCAGTACACCGTGGAGGACGGGGGACACGTGTTCTCTGGCCAGTGTTACGCTgagatagag GTGATGAAGATGGTGATGACTCTGACGGCGCTGGAGTCCGGCTGTATCCACTATGTGAAGAGGCCCGGTGCCGTGCTGGAGCCCGGCTGCGTCATCGCCAAGCTGCAGTTAGATGATCCTAGCAGGGTCCAACAG GCGGAGTTGTACCACGGGGCGCTGCCCGTCATCCAGGCGGTGGCGTTGAGAGGAGAGAAGCTCCACAGGGTCTTCCACAGCACCCTGGACCACCTTGTGCACGTCATGAATGGCTTCTGCCTGCCTGAACTCTTTTTCAGTGGGAAG CTGAAGGAATGGGTGGAGACGCTGATGAAGACTCTCCGGgacccctctctgcctctgttggaGCTGCAGGACATTATGACCAGTGTGTCAGGCCGGATCCCCCTCGCTGTGGAGAAGTGCATCAAGAAGGAGATGGCCCAGTACGCCAGCAACATAACCTCTGTGCTCTGCCAGTTCCCCAgccagcag ATTGCCAACATCCTGGACAGTCATGCTGCCACTCTGAACAGGAAGTCAGAAAGAGAGGTGTTCTTCATGAACACTCAGAGCATCGTACAGCTGGTGCAAAG GTACCGCAGTGGCATCCGTGGTCACATGAAGGCCGTGGTGATGGACCTGCTTAGGCAGTACCTCAAAGTAGAGGTCCAGTTCCAGAATG GACACTACGACAAGTGTGTGTTCACACTGCGTGAGGAGAACAAGGGCGACATGGCCAACGTGTTAAACTACATCTTCTCACACGCCCAGGTCACCAAGAAGAACCTCCTGGTCACCATGCTCATT GACCAGCTGTGTGGTCGTGACCCCACCCTGACTGACGAGCTGATGGCCATTCTGACAGAGCTCACCCAGCTCAGCAAGACCACCAACGCCAAGGTGGCACTGCGTGCCCGCCAG GTACTGATCgcctcccacctcccctcctaCGAGCTCCGTCACAACCAGGTGGAGTCCATCTTCCTCTCTGCCATCGACATGTACGGGCACCAGTTCTGCATCGAGAACCTGCAG AAACTGATCCTGTCCGAGACGTCCATCTTTGATGTGCTGCCTAACTTCTTCTACCACAGTAACCAGGTGGTCAGGATGGCTGCCCTGGAG GTGTACGTACGTAGAGCCTACATCGCCTACGAGCTCAACAGCGTCCAGCACAGACAGCTAAAGGACAACACCTGCATCGTAGAATTCCAGTTCATGCTGCCTACCTCCCAccccaacag AGGTAACATCCCAACTCTAAACAG GAGACTGTCTTCCCAGCCACTGCCCCGTCTTCGCACTCGGGACATTAAGCCTGTGTCTGTGGACAGTAACAAACAGGACCCTAAAGCACAGGATGATAAAACAAAGGATGATGCTAAAACGGAGGAGAATAAACCTCCAGATACGGATGACTCTGTGGACAG GATGTCGTTCTCGTCCAACCTGAACCACTACGGCATGGTCCACGTGGGCAGTGTGAGTGACGTCCTCCTGGACACCTCTTTCACCCCACCCTGCCAGCGCATGGGAGCCATGGTCTCTTTCCGCTCCTTCCAGGAGTTCACCAG GAACATTAAAGACGTGATGAGCTGCTTCTGtgactctcctcctcccagccccaccTTCCCAGAGGGAGGGAACCCAGTGCTCTATGGAGAGGAGGACACCAAG AGTATCCAAGACGAGCCCATTCACATCCTCAACGTGGCCATCAAGACTGACAGTGACATCGATGACGACGGCCTGGCCGCCATGTTCCGGGAGTTCACCCAGACAAAG AAATCCCTGCTGTTTGAACATGGAATCCGCAGGCTGACCTTCCTGGTAGCTCAGAAG GATTTCAGGAAGGCAGTCAACTGTGAGGTGGACCAGAGGTTTCAT AGAGAGTTCCCCAAGTTCTTCACCTTCCGGTCCAGAGACAAG tttgaggaGGACAGGATCTACCGTCACTTGGAGCCGGCGCTGGCCTTCCAGCTGGAGCTGAACCGCATGCGTAACTTTGCCCTGACCGCCATCCCCTGTGCCAACCACAAGATGCACCTGTACCTGGGCGCTGCCCGCGTGGAGGTGGGAACAGAGGTCACCGACTACCGCTTCTTTGTCCGGGCCATCATCCGTCACTCAGACCTGGTCACCAAG GAGGCGTCTTTTGAGTACCTCCACAACGAGGCAGAGCGTCTGCTGCTGGAGGCCATGGACGAGCTGGAGGTGGCCTTCAACAACACCACCGTACGCACCGACTGCAACCACATCTTCCTCAACTTTGTCCCCACCGTCATCATGGACCCCTCCAAG ATCGAGGAGTCGGTGCGCTCCATGGTGATGCGTTACGGCAGTAGGCTGTGGAAGCTCCGGGTGCTCCAGGCTGAGCTGAAGATCAACATCCGGCTGACGCCCACGGGCAAACAGATCCCCATCCGCCTGTTCCTCACCAACGAGTCAGGCTACTACCTGGATATCAGCCTGTACAAGGAGGTCACCGATTCCCGTACGGGACAGTTGGGGCCTAAAGACCGACAG ATCATGTTCCAGGCGTATGGGGACAAGCAGGGACCTCTGCATGGCATGCTCATCAACACCCCCTACGTGACCAAGGACCTGCTGCAGTCCAAACGCTTCCAGGCGCAGTCGCTGGGCACTACTTACGTCTATGACTTCCCTGAGATGGTCAGACAG GCTCTAAAGAAGCTGTGGCAGTCCACTCAAACCTTCGCCCACCTGCCCAAATGCCCTCTGCCCTCCGAGCTGCTCACCTTCACAGAGCTGGTCCTGGACCCACAGGGACAGCTGGTGCAGATGAACCGTCTACCGGGAGGGAACGAG ATTGGCATGGTGGCCTGGCGGATGACGCTCAGGACCCCAGAGTACCCGACAGGGCGTGAGATCATTGTGATCAGTAATGACATCACACATAAGATTGGTTCGTTTGGGCCGCAGGAGGACCTGCTGTTCCTGCAGGCCTCGGAGATGTCCAGGGAGAGTGGCATCCCTCGTATCTACATCTCTGCCAACAGTGGTGCCCGCATCGGCCTGGCAGAGGAGATCAGACACATGTTCCATGTGGCCTGGCAGGACATGGCAGACCCCTACAAG GGCTTCAAGTACTTGTACTTGACCCCTCAGGACTACAAGAAAGTGTCTGCCCTAAATtctgtttactgtgaacacacaGAGGACAAGggagagtccag GTacaagatcactgacatcatcggGAAAGATGACGGTCTGGGGGTGGAGAACCTGAAGGGCTCCGGGATGATCGCAGGAGAGTCCTCTCTGGCCTACGACGAGGTCATCACCATGAACCTG gtgaCGTGCAGAGCCATCGGCATCGGAGCCTACCTGGTCAGGCTGGGTCAGAGAACTATTCAGGTGGAGAACTCCCACATCATTCTCACTGGTGCTGGAGCTCTCAACAAG gtgctgggtagagaggtATACACCTCCAACAACCAGCTGGGTGGGATTCAGATCATGCACAACAACGGTGTGACACACAGCACTGTGTGTGATGACTTTGAGGGAGTCCACATGCTGCTACACTGGCTCTCCTACATGCCCAAG GACCGATCTAGTCCCGTGCCCATCATCAATGCCAAGGACCCCATAGACCGGCTGGTGGAGTTTATGCCCACAAAGGCCCCCTACGACCCCCGCTGGATGCTGGCAGGACGCCCCAGCCAGA CTCCAAAGGGCCCGTGGCAGAGTGGGTTCTTTGACCATGGCTCGTTCTCAGAGATCATGCAGCCGTGGGCTCAGAGTGTGGTGGTGGGCAGAGCCAG GCTTGGTGGCATACCTACTGGAGTGGTTGCTGTGGAAACCAGATCAGTGGAGCTGTCAATCCCAGCCGATCCAGCAAACCTGGACTCTGACGCCAAG ATCATCCAGCAGGCAGGCCAGGTGTGGTTCCCTGACTCTGCGTTTAAGACGGCACAGGCCATCAAGGACCTGAACCGCGAGGGCCTCCCTCTCATGGTGTTCGCCAACTGGAGGGGCTTCTCTGGAGGCATGAAAG ACATGTATGACCAGGTGCTGAAGTTTGGAGCCTACATcgtggatgggctgagagagtACCGCCAGCCTGTTCTGGTATACATCCCTCCCCAGGCAGAGCTGAGAGGGGGGTCCTGGGTGGTCATAGACCCCACCATCAACCCCCGCCACATGGAGATGTATGCTGACAAGGACAGTCG TGGTGGAGTGTTGGAGCCAGAGGGGACGGTGGAGATCAAGTTCAGGAAGAAGGACCTGGTGAAGACCATGAGGAGGGTGGACCCGGTCTACATGGGCCTGGCAGAGAGACTGG GTACCCCAGAGCTGGgcctgccagagaggaaggagcTGGAGACCAAACTGAAGGAGCGGGAGGAGTTCCTGTTACCCATCTACCACCAGGTGGCCGTGCAGTTCGCCGACCTCCACGACACCCCGGGACGCATGCAGGAGAAGGGCGTCATTACG GATATCCTGGAGTGGCGGACATCACGTCACTTCTTCTACTGGCGTCTGAGGCGTCTGCTGCTGGAGGACACGGTCAAGAGGAAGATCCAGGTGGCCAACAGCGAGCTGACCATTGGACAGATCCAGGCCATGCTGAGACGCTGGTTCGTAGAGGCTGAGGGGACCGTCAAG gcttaTCTGTGGGACAGCAATGAGGAGGTAGTGGAGTGGCTGGAGAAGCagctgaaggaggaggagggggccaGGTCTGTCATCGACGAGAACATCAAGTACATCCGCAGGGACCACATCCTCAAGCAGATCCGCAG CCTGGTCCAAGCAAACCCTGAGGTTGCCATGGATTCCATTGTGCACATGACGCAGCACATCTCCCCTACACAGCGTGCTGAGGTGGTCCGCATCCTGTCCACCATGGATGCCGCCCCGGCCGCCACCTAG